From the Thermus tengchongensis genome, one window contains:
- a CDS encoding ABC transporter permease — MTRPWRRFLKNRLAQAGLALLFLYLLGALFAPFLAPYSPYAQDLRSTYVPPLAGVSLRGPGGEWGLFVSPAFRHPLEGVQVNWAEKYPVRFWVRGDEWEWLGLRGNLHLFGVEGPARLYLLGTDEQGRDLFSRILYGIPVSLTIGLVAVGIGLLLGAPLGGLSAYFGGRMDLLVQRLVDVMLAFPGILLAIVLVAILGPGLTNAMIAVGIAAVPIYARLVRGVVLSLKALDYVEAARALGASHGRILFRHILPNALSPLLIQSSLQMAIAILFAAGLGFLGLGARPPEPEWGLMLARGREYLAVAPHVATFPGLAIVGLVLAFNLLGDGLRDALDPRSR; from the coding sequence ATGACTAGACCCTGGCGCCGCTTCCTAAAAAACCGCTTGGCGCAAGCCGGTCTGGCCCTTCTTTTCCTCTACCTCCTTGGGGCCCTCTTTGCGCCCTTTCTGGCCCCCTACTCCCCGTATGCCCAAGACCTACGTTCCACCTACGTGCCCCCTTTGGCGGGGGTAAGCCTGCGGGGGCCCGGAGGGGAGTGGGGCCTCTTTGTGAGCCCCGCCTTCCGGCATCCCCTGGAAGGGGTACAGGTGAACTGGGCAGAAAAGTACCCTGTGCGCTTTTGGGTGCGCGGGGACGAGTGGGAGTGGCTCGGGCTTCGCGGCAACCTCCACCTTTTCGGCGTGGAAGGGCCCGCCAGGCTGTACCTCTTAGGAACCGACGAGCAGGGGCGTGACCTCTTTTCCCGCATCCTGTACGGCATCCCCGTTTCCCTTACCATCGGCTTGGTGGCTGTGGGCATCGGCCTGTTGCTGGGTGCCCCCTTGGGGGGCCTTTCCGCCTACTTTGGCGGAAGAATGGACCTCCTGGTCCAGCGCCTGGTGGACGTGATGCTGGCCTTCCCGGGCATCCTCCTGGCCATCGTCCTGGTGGCCATCCTGGGCCCTGGGCTCACCAACGCCATGATCGCCGTGGGCATCGCCGCCGTGCCCATCTACGCCCGGCTGGTACGGGGGGTGGTCCTCTCCCTCAAGGCCCTGGACTACGTGGAGGCCGCCCGGGCCTTGGGAGCCAGCCACGGGCGCATCCTCTTCCGCCACATCCTCCCCAACGCCCTAAGCCCCCTCCTCATCCAGTCCAGCCTGCAGATGGCCATCGCCATCCTCTTCGCCGCCGGGCTGGGCTTCCTGGGCCTGGGGGCCAGGCCCCCCGAGCCCGAGTGGGGCCTGATGCTGGCCCGGGGCCGGGAGTACCTGGCGGTGGCCCCCCACGTGGCCACCTTCCCCGGGCTGGCCATCGTGGGCCTGGTCCTGGCCTTCAACCTCCTGGGGGACGGCCTCCGCGACGCCCTGGACCCCAGAAGCCGCTAG